A genome region from Populus alba chromosome 3, ASM523922v2, whole genome shotgun sequence includes the following:
- the LOC118028596 gene encoding L-lactate dehydrogenase B, with product MQKSASASSLGPGGLDLSDMFFKPIQNTSPPSPTKRHTKISVIGAGNVGMAIAQTILTQDLADEIALVDAQPEKLRGEMLDLQHAAAFLPRTKIIASTDYTVTVGSDLCIVSAGARQIAGESRLNLLQRNVALFRGIIPPLAKYSPGTILMIVSNPVDVLTYVAWKLSGFPSNRVVGSGTNLDSSRFRFLIADHLDVNTQDVQASIIGEHGDSSVALWSSISVGGVPVLSFLEKKQIPYEKETLEGIHKAVVDSAYEVISLKGYTSWAIGYSAANLARSILRDQRKIHPVSVLAKGFYGIGDGDVFLSLPAQLGRGGVLGVTNVHLTDEEAQRLRKSAQTILKVQSQLGL from the exons ATGCAAAAGAGTGCTTCAGCTTCTTCTTTAGGTCCGGGGGGTCTGGACCTATCTGATATGTTCTTCAAACCAATCCAAAACACATCCCCACCATCACCCACCAAACGTCACACTAAAATTTCTGTTATTGGTGCTGGCAATGTAGGCATGGCAATAGCCCAAACAATCCTAACCCAAGACTTAGCTGACGAGATTGCCCTTGTAGATGCCCAACCTGAAAAGCTCCGTGGAGAAATGCTTGATCTCCAACACGCTGCAGCTTTTTTACCCCGCACCAAAATCATTGCGTCCACTGATTACACCGTCACTGTTGGATCTGATCTTTGTATTGTTAGTGCTGGGGCTCGACAGATTGCGGGGGAGTCTAGGTTGAATTTGTTGCAGAGGAATGTTGCTTTGTTTCGGGGAATTATACCTCCGCTTGCTAAGTATTCTCCCGGGACGATCTTGATGATTGTGTCGAATCCTGTTGATGTGTTGACTTATGTGGCGTGGAAGTTGTCGGGGTTTCCTTCGAATCGAGTTGTTGGATCTGGTACGAATCTGGATAGTTCCAGGTTTCGGTTCTTGATTGCTGATCACCTTGATGTCAATACCCAGGATGTGCAG GCCTCCATTATTGGCGAGCACGGGGATAGTTCTGTGGCATTATGGTCCAGCATAAGTGTTGGGGGAGTGCCCGTATTGAGCTTCTTAGAGAAGAAGCAAATTCCATATGAGAAGGAGACACTAGAGGGGATTCACAAAGCAGTTGTAGACAGTGCGTATGAAGTGATTAGTCTCAAGGGTTACACATCTTGGGCGATCGGGTACTCAGCTGCTAACTTGGCTCGGTCCATACTCAGAGACCAGAGGAAAATCCACCCTGTTTCAGTTCTTGCAAAGGGGTTTTATGGCATCGGTGATGGCGATGTGTTCTTGAGCTTACCGGCGCAGTTGGGCAGGGGAGGTGTTTTAGGGGTGACCAATGTGCATTTGACGGATGAGGAGGCTCAAAGGCTTAGGAAGTCTGCTCAGACCATCTTGAAGGTGCAAAGCCAGTTGGGACTTTGA